In Nocardia sputorum, a single genomic region encodes these proteins:
- a CDS encoding heavy-metal-associated domain-containing protein gives MSNDIPRYDRRAASRVLADLAQPGLFTEPVPPPPHRRFEFTCAALRPEPGSHLTYSQRLYLERFMRPCRADQVTSATHRIAWTDSDGIPNTGHFRAGGLGPVVPIAMRETVLALWRQLDTDTTFAARIAALGADERAVLAGTTTDHDPRDIFRVGIEAAGRVLAQHALLAGQTPHRDAAAFAEALRASGIFAAVATRWFWELQASTYRRGMIPVTLAAQPDGTLRYSAETVATLRAMKEATIADAHTVMERATTTEGLTVAEAIAKYHDDLDLISRQYALLPAGSHPACPAATPHQLDNGHFSILPQLVDRFVATFTAIVGRCAVAEVSAALDEATADRAATAEDQVFYVPDMTCKHCVRTIGGVLESMDIRVVEIDLDSKRVVAEFRSPRNRARAFEAIRDGGYNPVAERPDDATRAEVTESSEAVV, from the coding sequence GTGAGCAACGACATCCCCCGCTACGACCGGCGGGCCGCGTCCAGGGTGCTGGCCGACTTGGCGCAGCCGGGGTTGTTCACCGAGCCGGTCCCTCCGCCCCCACATCGCCGATTCGAATTCACCTGTGCCGCTTTGCGACCCGAGCCAGGGAGCCATCTCACCTACTCGCAGCGGCTGTATCTGGAGCGGTTCATGCGCCCGTGCCGCGCGGATCAGGTGACCAGTGCGACGCACCGGATCGCGTGGACCGACAGCGACGGTATCCCGAATACCGGGCACTTCCGCGCCGGCGGGCTGGGCCCGGTGGTGCCGATCGCGATGCGCGAGACCGTCCTGGCCCTGTGGCGCCAGCTGGACACCGACACCACCTTCGCCGCGCGGATCGCGGCACTCGGAGCGGACGAACGCGCCGTTCTGGCGGGCACGACCACCGACCACGATCCACGCGACATCTTCCGGGTCGGCATCGAGGCGGCGGGACGCGTGCTTGCCCAGCACGCGCTGCTGGCCGGCCAGACCCCGCACCGCGATGCCGCCGCGTTCGCCGAGGCCCTGCGCGCGTCCGGGATCTTCGCCGCGGTGGCCACGCGATGGTTCTGGGAGTTGCAGGCCTCGACCTATCGGCGGGGCATGATCCCGGTGACCCTCGCCGCGCAGCCCGACGGCACGCTGCGCTATTCGGCGGAGACGGTGGCCACCCTGCGCGCGATGAAGGAGGCCACCATCGCCGACGCGCACACCGTGATGGAGCGCGCCACGACCACCGAAGGACTGACGGTCGCCGAGGCGATCGCCAAATACCACGACGATCTCGACCTGATCTCCCGGCAGTACGCGCTGCTGCCCGCGGGCAGCCATCCGGCCTGCCCGGCGGCCACACCCCATCAGCTCGACAACGGGCACTTCAGCATCCTCCCGCAGTTGGTGGACCGATTCGTCGCGACGTTCACCGCGATCGTGGGCCGCTGCGCGGTCGCCGAGGTGAGCGCCGCACTCGACGAAGCCACCGCCGACCGGGCCGCCACCGCCGAGGATCAGGTGTTCTACGTCCCCGATATGACCTGCAAGCACTGCGTCCGCACGATCGGCGGAGTGCTGGAGTCGATGGACATCCGCGTGGTCGAGATCGACCTGGACAGCAAGCGTGTGGTGGCCGAGTTCCGCAGCCCGCGCAACCGGGCCCGGGCCTTCGAGGCGATCCGGGACGGCGGCTACAACCCGGTCGCGGAACGCCCCGACGACGCGACGCGAGCCGAGGTCACCGAGTCGTCGGAAGCCGTCGTATGA
- a CDS encoding cold-shock protein, which yields MLVSIGKLVSFDSSRGFGFIRPEDGGPDVFVHVNDIGLDEDELRQGRVFEFEVTEGDRGPKAVNLTVVGGSPAPPARHKGKDRTGSGQLTVAEHKRLITELLLDASPALTAGEILTIRDRLTAFADQHGWLEN from the coding sequence GTGTTGGTGTCCATCGGGAAATTGGTGTCGTTCGACAGCTCTCGCGGATTCGGATTCATTCGGCCGGAGGACGGTGGGCCCGACGTGTTCGTCCACGTCAACGACATCGGCCTGGACGAGGACGAGTTGCGGCAGGGGCGGGTGTTCGAATTCGAGGTGACCGAAGGCGACCGCGGTCCCAAGGCGGTGAACCTCACGGTGGTCGGCGGGTCGCCCGCGCCGCCCGCACGGCACAAGGGAAAGGACCGGACGGGTTCCGGACAGCTCACCGTCGCCGAGCATAAGCGCCTGATCACCGAGCTGCTGTTGGACGCCAGCCCCGCGCTCACCGCGGGCGAGATCCTCACCATTCGCGACCGGCTCACCGCGTTCGCCGACCAGCACGGCTGGCTGGAGAACTGA
- a CDS encoding decarboxylase, giving the protein MTPWPPALPAKVHPAVRAFLDTPGLATETLTRFGSPAHLVFPEVYSENLLGLRAVLERRVPGHRICYAHKVNQSSAFVRTAAREGIAIDVASPHELTGALAAGFGPPRIEVTGPKGEAFLRDLVYRGVTINVDNLWELGRIAELAAPGAEVPVLLRLSGFDAGQVSRFGMPLAHVGQAFDLLSAQRGRVAFLGFAFHLDSGDLGERVRAIDSCLRLIERAYERGLTPSVLDIGGGFRQVFTADAERFDAYVLALRESLLGRGESMSWGSNTFGYHVAGGAVHGTPVFHKYGNTVPADRMLADLLDAPLERHGGRTVAQVTGDNLLELWLEPGKALVDHAGITLATVEFVKEVADGSVLVHVDLSRDTVTPADQEVMVDPILLPCAGDGHATGPVGVYLAGRLCLERDLITNHKVWLPARPQPGDTVVFPNTAAYHMDLSAATASMHPLLAKFAVTRGPDGFRIVPDAEYEPDFPVAPHAADAATGPIRSVEAH; this is encoded by the coding sequence ATGACGCCGTGGCCGCCTGCGCTGCCCGCGAAGGTGCATCCGGCCGTCCGCGCCTTTCTCGACACCCCCGGTCTGGCGACAGAGACGCTGACGCGCTTCGGATCCCCGGCGCATCTGGTGTTTCCCGAGGTCTACTCGGAGAATCTGCTGGGTCTGCGCGCGGTGCTGGAGCGACGGGTTCCCGGGCACCGCATCTGCTACGCGCACAAGGTGAATCAGTCCAGCGCGTTCGTCCGCACCGCCGCACGCGAGGGCATCGCCATCGACGTCGCCTCGCCGCACGAACTGACCGGCGCGCTCGCCGCCGGGTTCGGTCCGCCACGCATCGAGGTCACCGGTCCGAAAGGCGAGGCATTCCTGCGCGACCTCGTCTACCGCGGGGTGACCATCAACGTGGACAACCTGTGGGAATTGGGCCGCATCGCGGAACTGGCCGCACCGGGCGCGGAAGTTCCCGTGCTGCTGCGTCTTTCCGGTTTCGACGCCGGACAGGTGAGCAGGTTCGGAATGCCGCTCGCGCACGTGGGGCAGGCTTTCGATTTGTTGTCGGCACAGCGCGGGCGGGTCGCCTTCCTCGGGTTCGCCTTCCACCTCGACTCCGGTGACCTCGGCGAGCGCGTCCGGGCGATCGACTCCTGCCTGCGATTGATCGAGCGAGCCTACGAGCGCGGGCTCACCCCTTCGGTGCTCGACATCGGCGGCGGGTTCCGGCAGGTGTTCACCGCCGACGCCGAACGGTTCGACGCCTATGTGCTGGCGCTGCGCGAATCGCTGCTCGGCCGCGGCGAGTCGATGAGCTGGGGCAGCAACACCTTCGGCTATCACGTCGCGGGCGGCGCCGTGCACGGCACACCGGTGTTCCACAAGTACGGCAACACCGTCCCCGCCGACCGCATGCTCGCCGATCTGCTCGACGCCCCGCTGGAGCGGCACGGCGGGCGCACGGTGGCGCAGGTGACGGGCGACAATCTGCTGGAGTTGTGGCTGGAGCCGGGCAAGGCGCTGGTCGACCACGCGGGCATCACGCTGGCCACGGTCGAGTTCGTCAAGGAGGTCGCCGACGGCAGCGTGCTGGTGCACGTCGACCTCAGCCGCGATACGGTGACGCCCGCTGATCAAGAGGTCATGGTCGATCCGATCCTCCTGCCGTGCGCGGGCGACGGCCACGCGACCGGCCCGGTCGGCGTCTACCTGGCCGGACGGCTGTGCCTGGAACGCGACCTGATCACCAATCACAAGGTGTGGCTGCCCGCTCGACCCCAGCCGGGGGATACGGTGGTGTTTCCCAATACCGCCGCCTACCACATGGACCTGTCCGCGGCGACGGCATCCATGCATCCGCTCCTGGCGAAATTCGCGGTCACCCGGGGGCCGGACGGATTCCGGATCGTCCCCGACGCGGAGTACGAACCCGACTTCCCCGTCGCGCCGCACGCCGCCGATGCTGCCACCGGCCCGATCCGATCCGTCGAGGCGCACTGA
- a CDS encoding ATP-dependent DNA ligase, with protein sequence MDLPVMPPVRPMLAKSAPAVPREPGLSYEPKWDGFRCIVFRDGDEVELGSRNDRPLTRYFPEVAELLKQALPERCVVDGEIVVVTEQGLDFDTLQNRLHPAASRVAKLAAETPASFVAFDLLALGDQDLTGAPFTERRRLLETILDTALARVHLTPLTHDPDVAEDWFTRFEGAGFDGVMVKSDDLAYLQDKRVMLKVKHERTADCVVAGFRWHKDGAGVGSLLLGLFDDEGHLHHVGVASSFTAARRTELVEELAPLRENALDHHPWRDWADAAAQAAADGKMPGGVSRWTGGKDLSWEALRPELVAEVRYEHVQSGRLRHGGRLVRFRPDRTPESCTYAQLDEVAPAELSTLFGEGAAR encoded by the coding sequence GTGGACCTACCGGTGATGCCGCCAGTGCGGCCGATGCTGGCCAAATCCGCGCCCGCGGTGCCCCGCGAGCCGGGCCTGAGCTACGAACCGAAATGGGACGGCTTCCGCTGCATCGTGTTCCGCGACGGCGACGAGGTGGAACTCGGCTCGCGCAACGACCGGCCCTTGACCAGGTATTTTCCCGAGGTCGCCGAGTTGCTGAAGCAGGCGCTGCCCGAGCGCTGCGTCGTGGACGGCGAGATCGTAGTGGTCACCGAGCAGGGCCTGGATTTCGACACCCTGCAGAACCGCCTGCACCCGGCCGCGTCCCGGGTCGCCAAGCTGGCCGCGGAGACGCCGGCCAGTTTCGTCGCCTTCGATCTGCTCGCGCTCGGCGACCAGGACCTCACCGGCGCGCCGTTCACCGAGCGCAGGCGGCTGTTGGAGACGATCCTGGACACCGCGCTCGCGCGCGTCCACCTCACCCCGCTCACCCACGACCCCGACGTGGCCGAGGACTGGTTCACCCGTTTCGAGGGCGCCGGATTCGACGGCGTGATGGTCAAGTCCGACGACCTCGCCTATCTCCAGGACAAGCGGGTCATGCTGAAGGTCAAGCACGAACGCACCGCCGACTGCGTGGTGGCGGGCTTCCGCTGGCACAAGGACGGGGCCGGGGTCGGTTCGCTGCTGCTCGGGCTCTTCGACGACGAGGGCCACCTGCATCACGTCGGCGTGGCCAGCAGTTTCACCGCGGCGCGGCGCACGGAACTGGTCGAGGAACTCGCGCCGCTGCGGGAGAACGCGCTGGACCACCACCCGTGGCGCGACTGGGCCGACGCCGCGGCGCAGGCCGCCGCGGACGGCAAGATGCCCGGCGGCGTCAGCCGCTGGACCGGCGGCAAGGATCTGTCCTGGGAGGCGCTGCGGCCCGAACTGGTCGCCGAGGTGCGCTACGAGCACGTGCAGTCGGGGCGGCTGCGCCACGGCGGCAGGCTGGTGCGGTTCCGGCCCGACCGGACCCCGGAGTCGTGCACCTACGCGCAGCTCGACGAAGTCGCGCCCGCGGAACTGAGCACGCTGTTCGGCGAAGGCGCGGCGCGATGA
- a CDS encoding SPFH domain-containing protein, protein MLGYHVPDPDEAMLVSGGKSRDNAPFKVIIGRGAWVVPLFRKVRYLSLAMFESEIKERCVTKQAIQLDVRAVIAFKVANDTQSIVNAAQRFLSEQEREMSVLTGRIFSGHLRSIVGSMTVEEIIRERQKLADEVLVASKVEMSNIGLWVDSFQIQSIDDGNLGYIAALAAPHNAAVQRDAQIAQSQAAQAAAQAEQESQRRQAEYQRETAILRAQYQRDIDKANAEAAQAGPLAEAMALQEVLTAQAEQARKEAELREQQLQAEVVKPAQAEADRVRILAEAEADRTRIQAAAAASNNRIALDQLLIEQLPEIVRQASNGLANANLTVLNGPDGVSELVNGMVGQGLTVFHSLQKALSSDDGENAS, encoded by the coding sequence GTGCTGGGTTACCATGTGCCGGACCCGGACGAGGCGATGCTGGTCAGCGGCGGCAAGAGCCGGGACAACGCGCCGTTCAAGGTGATCATCGGGCGCGGCGCCTGGGTGGTTCCACTGTTCCGCAAGGTGCGCTACCTGTCGCTGGCGATGTTCGAATCCGAGATCAAGGAGCGGTGCGTCACCAAGCAGGCCATCCAGCTCGACGTGCGCGCGGTGATCGCGTTCAAGGTGGCCAACGACACCCAGTCCATCGTGAACGCCGCCCAGCGGTTCCTCTCCGAGCAGGAGCGGGAGATGTCGGTGCTGACCGGGCGCATCTTCTCCGGGCACCTGCGCTCGATCGTCGGCTCGATGACGGTCGAGGAGATCATCCGGGAGCGCCAGAAACTGGCCGACGAAGTGCTCGTCGCGTCGAAAGTGGAGATGAGCAATATCGGCCTGTGGGTGGATTCCTTCCAGATCCAGTCCATCGACGACGGCAACCTCGGCTATATCGCCGCCCTGGCCGCGCCGCACAATGCCGCCGTGCAGCGCGACGCGCAGATCGCGCAATCGCAGGCCGCGCAGGCGGCGGCGCAGGCCGAGCAGGAATCCCAGCGCAGGCAGGCGGAATATCAGCGCGAGACGGCGATCCTGCGCGCGCAATACCAGCGCGATATCGACAAGGCCAACGCCGAGGCCGCGCAGGCGGGCCCGCTCGCCGAGGCGATGGCGCTGCAGGAGGTGCTCACCGCCCAGGCCGAGCAGGCGCGCAAGGAGGCCGAGCTGCGGGAGCAGCAATTGCAGGCCGAGGTCGTGAAACCCGCTCAGGCCGAAGCGGATCGGGTGCGCATCCTGGCCGAGGCGGAGGCCGACCGCACCCGCATCCAGGCCGCGGCGGCCGCGTCGAACAATCGGATCGCGCTGGATCAGTTGTTGATCGAACAACTTCCCGAAATCGTGCGGCAGGCGTCGAACGGGTTGGCGAACGCGAATCTGACCGTGCTGAACGGACCCGACGGAGTGAGCGAACTGGTGAACGGAATGGTCGGTCAGGGACTGACCGTTTTCCATTCGTTGCAAAAGGCTCTTTCCTCCGACGACGGCGAAAACGCGAGTTAA
- a CDS encoding TetR/AcrR family transcriptional regulator, whose protein sequence is MQTGQEADDDGGPRIWGGTTLTERRETRRATLLEAALDLIGESGASGVTMRAVCRKAGLTDRYFYESFASRDELLDVLYRQVADEFLEPMTAFAATDDPSRDRALSEILVDKVLADPRKSRLFLVEPYSSTGLGQTTFAVMPVFTRVMQDHLFGHIDDPVKRRLAAVTMASGNAGMFSAWLNGSLRATREQIIEHCLAMLTVYRSLYRS, encoded by the coding sequence GTGCAGACAGGTCAGGAAGCAGACGACGACGGGGGCCCGCGGATCTGGGGTGGGACCACGCTCACCGAGCGCAGGGAGACGCGGCGGGCGACGCTGCTGGAAGCGGCGCTCGACCTGATCGGGGAGTCGGGCGCGAGCGGGGTCACCATGCGGGCGGTGTGCCGCAAGGCCGGCCTCACCGACCGTTACTTCTACGAGAGCTTCGCCAGCCGCGACGAGTTGCTGGACGTGCTCTACCGCCAGGTCGCCGACGAATTCCTGGAGCCCATGACGGCCTTCGCGGCCACCGACGACCCGTCCCGCGACCGCGCGCTGTCGGAGATCCTGGTGGACAAGGTGCTCGCCGACCCGCGCAAATCGCGGCTGTTCCTGGTCGAGCCGTATTCCAGCACCGGACTCGGGCAGACCACCTTCGCGGTGATGCCGGTCTTCACCCGGGTCATGCAGGACCATCTGTTCGGCCACATCGACGACCCGGTCAAGCGCAGGCTGGCGGCCGTGACCATGGCCAGCGGGAACGCGGGCATGTTCTCGGCGTGGCTGAACGGCTCGCTGCGCGCCACCCGCGAGCAGATCATCGAGCACTGCCTCGCGATGCTCACCGTGTATCGCTCGCTCTACCGGTCCTGA
- a CDS encoding tetratricopeptide repeat protein, whose protein sequence is MGGRLALVVGSECAALGKLGFTDELAQGLYGSLTEAGGWRPAIDLDGPVLNPTVPQLIAAVDAAFEAASQRQATLLLGFIGHGVATTSEDFYLLGHDSPADPTSHNAFHLTQEIRERLDRAALDGLVLLVDACEAGQGVQGAARRWTDLLAQSGGRMELLVASGDGPAYSGCFTRTMLATFDLGLPLRGENLLPSDLVDPIAAQCTHQQPQHLSFSSGAVSTTQGVDPGLWLVPNTARHRDAVSGRSAAGFVDQLTRSLLLTPDVREHLDAIVDAGSHRLRAVLGSAGVGKSTLLAMLIRPSLVDGLAVTPDYITAAVFLTVNSSVESVAAELAAQLDARLPGFPEAARAARAHRPRDEFDIFDILVRRPLARLSTAGRRVTLVFDGLNQPQEGTRRLLVAAIADLTRREDLRHVRVIVGIRPGTGVEDDPGLAHMYRIDVAEPAADDIAAVVDSARGTAPVGPVDWIGWIQRLLAETPTDASGSRVVSGGWLVARILLEVASGLTDGAVASGIGLDRVIALRVETALRGVDPATASDTAALLGLLVAAGVGPVLPLELLDSALSSLGVDLSAARIRDIAVNLGALVTRSHPGTVRESLGVTHSAFLAALAAECHRLGVRIADAHRALVAAIQADDTDRAADYARGAAVRHCLAYGDSALAIDFLMKLETGRSADDRDLWAAWAPDFVEALGPDHPDTFTTRQRRAYHRAESGDLVGAVADFEHLLADRLRVFGADDPVTLATRENLAGYRARCGDYSGAGAEFEQLLTDQLRLLGPDHPETLRTRNNLASNRGDVGDFAGAITRFERLLIDRARVLGADHPDTLRTRNSLAYWRADSGDLAGARAEFEQLVADYLRVFGPDHPNTLGARNNLAAFRAHSGDLAGAGAEFTRLLADRLRVLGPDHPDTLLTRGRLAGYRADSGDLAGAIGDWEKLLADRLRVLGPDHPDTFATRNELAGCRARHGDLTRAVAELEVLLVAELRALGPNHAATIRTKNTLAYWRGQAGD, encoded by the coding sequence ATGGGAGGTCGGCTGGCGCTGGTGGTGGGGTCGGAATGCGCAGCGCTGGGGAAATTGGGTTTCACCGACGAACTCGCCCAGGGTCTGTACGGAAGCCTGACCGAAGCGGGCGGCTGGCGGCCCGCGATCGACCTCGACGGACCGGTGCTCAATCCGACTGTCCCGCAACTGATCGCCGCCGTGGACGCCGCGTTCGAGGCGGCGTCGCAGCGGCAGGCGACCCTGCTGCTCGGCTTCATCGGGCACGGCGTCGCGACGACCTCCGAGGACTTCTACCTGCTCGGCCACGATTCCCCCGCGGATCCCACCTCGCACAACGCCTTTCATCTGACCCAGGAGATCCGCGAGCGGCTCGACCGCGCCGCGCTGGACGGGCTGGTGCTGCTCGTCGACGCCTGCGAGGCCGGACAGGGCGTGCAGGGGGCCGCGCGCCGGTGGACCGATCTGCTGGCGCAGTCGGGCGGCCGGATGGAGCTGCTGGTCGCCTCGGGTGACGGGCCCGCCTACTCCGGATGTTTCACCCGGACCATGCTGGCCACCTTCGACCTGGGCCTGCCGCTGCGCGGCGAGAACCTGCTGCCGTCGGACCTGGTCGATCCGATCGCCGCGCAGTGCACCCACCAACAGCCGCAGCATCTGTCCTTCAGTTCCGGCGCGGTGTCCACCACGCAGGGCGTCGACCCCGGCCTGTGGCTGGTGCCGAACACCGCGCGGCATCGCGACGCGGTGAGCGGGCGTTCCGCGGCCGGGTTCGTCGACCAGCTCACCCGGAGCCTGCTGCTGACGCCCGATGTGCGGGAGCATCTGGACGCGATCGTCGACGCGGGCAGCCACCGGCTGCGGGCGGTGCTTGGCTCGGCGGGCGTGGGGAAGTCCACGCTGCTGGCGATGCTGATCCGTCCCAGCCTGGTCGACGGGCTCGCCGTCACCCCCGACTACATCACCGCCGCGGTGTTCCTGACGGTCAACAGCTCGGTGGAGTCGGTCGCCGCGGAACTGGCCGCACAGCTCGACGCGCGCCTGCCCGGCTTCCCGGAAGCGGCGCGCGCGGCGCGGGCGCATCGGCCCCGCGACGAGTTCGACATCTTCGACATCCTGGTCCGCCGCCCCCTGGCGCGCCTGTCCACGGCCGGACGCCGGGTCACGCTCGTATTCGACGGACTCAATCAGCCGCAGGAGGGGACCAGGCGGTTGCTCGTGGCGGCGATCGCCGATCTGACCCGCCGCGAAGACCTCCGGCACGTGCGGGTGATCGTCGGCATCCGGCCCGGGACCGGCGTCGAGGACGACCCGGGGCTGGCGCACATGTACCGCATCGATGTCGCCGAACCGGCGGCCGACGACATCGCCGCCGTGGTGGACTCGGCGCGCGGAACGGCGCCGGTCGGCCCGGTCGACTGGATCGGCTGGATCCAACGGCTGCTGGCCGAGACGCCGACCGACGCGAGCGGTTCGCGCGTGGTCTCCGGCGGCTGGCTGGTGGCGCGCATCCTGCTGGAGGTCGCGTCCGGGTTGACCGACGGCGCGGTTGCCTCCGGGATCGGCCTGGACCGGGTCATCGCGCTGCGGGTCGAGACCGCGCTGCGCGGGGTGGACCCCGCGACCGCGAGTGACACGGCGGCTCTGCTCGGACTACTGGTCGCGGCGGGTGTCGGCCCCGTGCTGCCGCTGGAGTTGCTGGACTCGGCGCTGTCGTCGCTGGGCGTCGACCTGAGCGCCGCCCGGATCCGCGACATCGCGGTGAATCTCGGCGCGTTGGTCACCCGCAGTCATCCCGGTACCGTTCGCGAGTCGCTCGGCGTGACCCACAGCGCGTTCCTGGCCGCGCTGGCCGCGGAATGCCACCGTCTCGGCGTGCGCATCGCGGACGCGCACCGCGCCTTGGTCGCGGCGATCCAGGCCGACGACACCGACCGGGCCGCCGATTACGCGCGGGGCGCGGCCGTGCGCCACTGCCTGGCCTACGGTGACTCCGCCTTGGCGATCGACTTCCTGATGAAACTGGAAACCGGCAGGTCGGCCGACGATCGCGATCTGTGGGCCGCGTGGGCGCCCGACTTCGTCGAGGCGCTGGGGCCGGACCATCCCGACACCTTCACCACGCGGCAGCGGCGGGCCTATCACCGCGCCGAGAGCGGCGACCTGGTCGGCGCCGTCGCCGATTTCGAGCACTTGCTCGCCGACCGGTTGCGGGTGTTCGGTGCCGACGACCCGGTCACCTTGGCCACCCGCGAGAACCTGGCCGGCTACCGAGCCCGCTGCGGTGATTACTCCGGCGCAGGCGCGGAATTCGAGCAACTGCTCACCGACCAGCTGCGCCTGCTCGGCCCCGACCATCCCGAAACCCTGCGCACCAGGAACAATCTGGCGTCCAACCGCGGCGACGTCGGCGATTTCGCCGGGGCGATCACCCGATTCGAGCGGCTGCTTATCGACCGGGCCCGTGTGCTGGGCGCCGACCATCCGGACACCCTGCGCACCCGCAACAGCCTGGCGTACTGGCGGGCCGACAGCGGTGATCTCGCCGGCGCCCGCGCCGAGTTCGAACAATTGGTGGCCGACTATCTGCGCGTCTTCGGCCCCGACCACCCGAACACACTCGGCGCGCGCAACAACCTCGCGGCGTTCCGCGCGCACAGCGGGGATCTGGCCGGGGCAGGCGCGGAGTTCACCCGGCTGCTCGCCGACCGCCTGCGGGTGCTCGGCCCGGACCACCCCGACACGCTGCTCACCCGCGGGCGGTTGGCCGGATACCGCGCCGACAGCGGCGACCTCGCTGGCGCGATCGGCGACTGGGAGAAACTGCTCGCCGACCGGTTGCGGGTGCTCGGCCCGGATCATCCCGATACCTTCGCCACCCGCAACGAACTCGCGGGCTGTCGCGCCCGGCATGGCGACCTCACCCGCGCGGTCGCGGAACTGGAGGTCTTGCTGGTCGCCGAGTTGCGTGCGCTGGGCCCCAATCACGCCGCCACCATCCGCACCAAGAACACTCTGGCGTACTGGCGCGGCCAGGCCGGGGACTGA
- a CDS encoding pyridoxal-phosphate dependent enzyme produces the protein MRYDHITELIGNTPLLRLDPAVHGLPNVELYAKLESHNPFGSVKDRVAWAMLRDDLAEIRAGGQTLIEASSGNTAKALRVLGAVYGIDLRAVTNRIKVSEVRDLLQLLGTEIVELPGLSECPDPTTPNDVYSVIESTMAQQPGAYRHLSQYTNEKNIEAHHYGTGREIHEDLAADGITRIDYLIGGLGTTGSTRGTATYLRKHNPEMRTVAVVSERSDFVPGIRSETEMWDVGLFQPDFYDRIVTVSAGDAVDATLRLATGYGVLAGPTSGAGYAAALETLAALDLSAIDPDDPIVAVFIVCDRLEPYLSYIKKRRPELFGRAERDAAPTEAELAAVPRLSPEQLDELDRTGRPTIVDSRGAMAYRIGHVPGALNIRDDQLDDMFGHGIPFPRSRPVVFVCPVGELSVRFAARARRAGYDAASLAGGVVAWRDAGLPLERG, from the coding sequence ATGCGATACGACCACATCACCGAACTCATCGGCAACACCCCGCTGCTGCGGCTCGATCCCGCGGTGCACGGACTGCCGAACGTCGAGCTGTACGCGAAACTGGAGTCGCACAACCCTTTCGGCTCGGTCAAGGACCGGGTGGCCTGGGCGATGCTGCGCGATGACCTCGCGGAGATCCGCGCGGGCGGGCAGACACTCATCGAAGCGTCCAGTGGGAACACGGCCAAAGCGCTGCGCGTCCTCGGCGCGGTGTACGGCATCGACCTGCGCGCGGTCACCAACCGCATCAAGGTGAGCGAAGTCCGTGATCTGTTGCAGCTGTTGGGGACCGAGATCGTCGAACTGCCCGGGCTGTCCGAGTGCCCCGACCCGACCACGCCGAACGACGTCTACTCGGTGATCGAGTCGACCATGGCGCAACAGCCCGGCGCGTACCGGCATCTGTCGCAGTACACCAACGAGAAGAATATCGAGGCGCACCATTACGGCACCGGACGCGAGATCCACGAGGACCTGGCCGCCGACGGCATCACCAGGATCGACTATCTGATCGGCGGGCTCGGCACCACCGGCTCCACCAGGGGGACCGCCACCTACCTGCGCAAGCACAATCCCGAAATGCGCACTGTCGCCGTGGTTTCGGAGCGGTCCGACTTCGTTCCCGGCATCCGGTCGGAGACCGAGATGTGGGACGTGGGGCTGTTCCAGCCCGACTTCTACGACCGGATCGTCACCGTGTCGGCGGGCGATGCCGTGGACGCGACGCTACGCCTGGCCACCGGGTACGGCGTGCTGGCCGGACCGACCAGCGGGGCGGGCTACGCCGCCGCGCTGGAGACGCTCGCCGCGCTGGATCTGTCCGCGATCGATCCGGACGACCCGATCGTCGCGGTGTTCATCGTCTGCGATCGGCTCGAGCCCTACCTGTCCTACATCAAGAAGCGCAGACCGGAATTGTTCGGCCGCGCCGAGCGCGACGCGGCGCCGACCGAGGCCGAGCTGGCCGCGGTGCCGCGGCTGTCGCCCGAGCAGCTCGACGAACTGGACCGGACCGGCCGGCCGACCATCGTGGACAGCCGTGGCGCGATGGCCTACCGGATCGGGCATGTGCCCGGCGCGTTGAACATCCGCGACGACCAGCTCGACGACATGTTCGGTCACGGCATCCCGTTCCCGCGCTCGCGCCCCGTCGTCTTCGTCTGCCCCGTCGGGGAGCTGTCGGTGCGGTTCGCCGCACGCGCCCGCCGAGCCGGATACGACGCCGCGAGTCTGGCCGGGGGCGTCGTCGCCTGGCGCGACGCGGGACTGCCGCTGGAACGAGGTTGA